Part of the Spiribacter salinus M19-40 genome, TACAGTCCGCCGCCAAGGGCCATGATGCAGGAGCCGACGACAAAGGCCTCGAGCCGGAAACGGGCGACATCCTTGCCCGCTGCCGCTGTCGCGGCTTCGTTGTCGCGTATGGCGCGCAGGACACGGCCCCACGGTGACCGTCGCGCGATCTCAACCAGCAGATACGTGCCGGCGACAAACACGGCCACGATGAGCAGATAGCCCGCGTTACCAACGTCAAAAGGCGCATCGATGCCGGGAATGCCTCGGGTGCCGTTGCTTAACCAGCCTTCATTGAGGAAGAACAGCCGGATGATCTCGGCGATGCCAATGGTGGCGATAGCCAGGTAGTCCGTGCGCAGGCGGGCCGTGATCCGGCCAATGACCCAGGCGATAGGGATCGTCACGATAACCGCACCGGCTATACCCGCGAGGAAGGGTAGATCGAAGCCGCCCAGCCAATTGTCACTCGGGCCGGTGGTGAGGATGGCGCTGGTGTAGGCGCCCACCGCAAAAAAACCGGCAATGCCGATGTTGAACTGCCCGGTCATGCCCCATTGCATATTAAGCCCGAGGACCAGCACGGCGTAGATCCCGACCAGGTTCAGGAAAAATAGGGGATAGGACAGCAACGAAAGCCATTCCATCAGATTGATCCCCGGATGATGCCCTGTGGGCGAAAGATCAGCGTGGCCACCATGATGGCAAAGGCCACGGCCGGTTTGTAGGCACTGGGAATGATCAGTGTCGAGAGCTCCATCGCACAGCCGATGACCAGGCCGCCAACAATCGCGCCGTAGGGCCGACCGATCCCCCCCAGGATGGTAGCGGCAAAGATGGGCAGGAGGAGGGTCCAGCCCATCACCGGGTGAAGCCGGGTGTCCATGCCCAGGAGTACGCCGGCAGCCGCGGCGAGTGCGCCGCCGATGGCCCAGGTCCACATGATGACCCGATCGGCCGGGATGCCGGTGATGAGCGCCAGGTCCATGTTGTCGCTCATCGCCCGCATTGCCTTCCCCATCCGGGTGCGGGTGAGGAACAGGTGTACCAGGAACACCAGAACGGCGGCCGCGGCAAAGATCAGCAGATGATCGGGTTTAAGGGTCAGCGGGCCGATGCGCCATGGCATCTGGATGCCGGTCTGGTAGACCTGGTTGCTGCTACCCCAGATCATCTGGATGAGTGAGCGCAGCACCAGCGCCGTTGCAAATGAGGAAATCAGCAATATAACGGGCTGGACTCGACGAATCCGACGGTAAACCACCTGGTCGATGCCGACCGCAAGCCCCGCTGTCATGAGCATCGCAACGGGCAGGGCGGCGAGGACCGGCAGGTTGAAGACGGTGACGACGGTGAGCGCGAAGTAGGCGCCGATGGCCATGAAATCGCCATGGGCGAAGTGGGCGAACCGCAGCACGCCAAAAATCATGGTGGCGCCCACGGCGCCAAGCGCCAGAATGCTGCCGAGCAGGATCCCACTGATCAGGAGTTGGGCAATCTCAGTCATGGGTTATCCGCCCAGGAACATTTCGGCGACCTCGGGGTTGGCAAGCAGCGCCGGGCCACTGTCTTCGTAGCGGTTCTCACCGGTGGCCAGCACATAGCCGCGGTTGGCGATCGCCAGCGCCTGGCGGGCATTCTGTTCAACCATCAGCACGCCGATGCCGAGCTGGTTGACCTCCTGGATGCGCGCGATGGTCTCGTCAATTAGTCGAGGCGAGAGCCCTGCCGTGGGCTCGTCGAGCATCAGCAGATGCGGGTCGATCATCAGGGCTCGCCCCATCGCCACCATCTGCCGCTCGCCGCCTGACATCAGCCCAGCCGCTTGTTGGCGGCGCTCTCGGAGTTTCGGAAAGATCTCGAAGACTTTCTCAAGCCGTGGTCCCAGGTCACCCGGCATGGCGTAGG contains:
- a CDS encoding branched-chain amino acid ABC transporter permease, which gives rise to MEWLSLLSYPLFFLNLVGIYAVLVLGLNMQWGMTGQFNIGIAGFFAVGAYTSAILTTGPSDNWLGGFDLPFLAGIAGAVIVTIPIAWVIGRITARLRTDYLAIATIGIAEIIRLFFLNEGWLSNGTRGIPGIDAPFDVGNAGYLLIVAVFVAGTYLLVEIARRSPWGRVLRAIRDNEAATAAAGKDVARFRLEAFVVGSCIMALGGGLYAHFVGFISPEAFRPLYGTFLVWVMLIAGGSGNNRGALLGALVVWIIWSSTEVLADLMPTALIGSESAFRIFLIGVLLQIILVSRPQGLLPEKRPRMPGEGR
- a CDS encoding branched-chain amino acid ABC transporter permease → MTEIAQLLISGILLGSILALGAVGATMIFGVLRFAHFAHGDFMAIGAYFALTVVTVFNLPVLAALPVAMLMTAGLAVGIDQVVYRRIRRVQPVILLISSFATALVLRSLIQMIWGSSNQVYQTGIQMPWRIGPLTLKPDHLLIFAAAAVLVFLVHLFLTRTRMGKAMRAMSDNMDLALITGIPADRVIMWTWAIGGALAAAAGVLLGMDTRLHPVMGWTLLLPIFAATILGGIGRPYGAIVGGLVIGCAMELSTLIIPSAYKPAVAFAIMVATLIFRPQGIIRGSI
- a CDS encoding ABC transporter ATP-binding protein, yielding MSLIKAEGLYAGYGGVDILRGTRLRVEADEIVVIVGPNGAGKSTAMKALFGLVPIREGQVEYMGEVITNRPAEQMASRGIAYVPQESNVFPSLSVLENLELGAYAMPGDLGPRLEKVFEIFPKLRERRQQAAGLMSGGERQMVAMGRALMIDPHLLMLDEPTAGLSPRLIDETIARIQEVNQLGIGVLMVEQNARQALAIANRGYVLATGENRYEDSGPALLANPEVAEMFLGG